AGAGGATGGCAGTATCGTTTCCTTGACGATTATTCAGTCACTTGTTTGAAATCTCAGGTCAGAGGATTGTGTCAATGCCTTTGCGATAAATCACGTTGAGAAGCGTCAGTACGGCGCCGGTAGGAGGCTTCGTGCCGCGTTCCAATTGAGATACATAACCGGCTGAAACATTGAGGCAATGGGCAAACACAGTTTGACTCATGTGTGCCCTCTCCCGCATTATAATTCTCTTTGACAGCCGTCCAAATTAGATTTATTATTTACTACTATCTCAAGGAGGGAAAATAATGTCGGACGAGATGATGAACACGAAAGAGCTTGCCAAGTTCCTGGGCATACACGAGAAGCAGGTTTATGCTTTGACAACAGCCCAGAAGATTCCCGGGACACGGATAACAGGCAAATGGATATTCCCCAGAAAAATAATCGAGGAGTGGATAGAGACTAACGCAAATGCCGGCCTGGAACAGGCAAAACAGAAGACCAGAAAAATGGAGTACGCTCTTCTGGCAGCCGGAAGTAATGACATCATCCTGGACCTTCTTCAGGCACACATGAAGAGATCTTATCCCGAATTCTTTATGTTCTCTGCGAGCGTTGGGAGTACGGAAGGTCTGAAGGCGCTGAACACAGGGCACACGGATATCGCATGGTCGCATCTCTTTGATCCGAAGTCCGGGGAATACAATGTCCCTTTCCTTCCTGCCTGTACCCCGAACATCAAGCCTGTCGTCGTCAACCTGTTTCACCGGGAAATCGGTTTTGTAGTGGCTACGAAAAATCCGCTGGGTATCAAAGACTTCCACGATCTGAGGCGCAAGGATGTAAAATTTATCAATCGCCAAAAGGGGTCAGGCATACGAGTCCTGACGGACCTCCACCTGAAGCAATTGTCAATCCCTGCCTCTGAAATAAGAGGCTACGGCAACGAATCCTATACACACCTGGAAATCGGCCAGTCGATCTATTCAAAAGAAGCGGATGTAGGTATTGCCACTATTACAGTTGCAAACATTTTCGGGCTTGCCTTTATTCCCATCCGTGAGGAGCAATTCGATATGATCCTGGACCAGTCAACCTTCTTCGAGCCTGGAGTCCAGGCATTCATTGAGGTCCTGCGGTCACCGGACTTCCGGAAAAGGGTGGCAAAAATGGGCAACTATAATTTTAAGGATTCCGGAAAAATCCTCTATTCGACTAAATGAAGAATTAGCTTCTTTCGTATTTAAGTTTCAGTAATCTTTATAACTCTTTAGAATTATATATAAATTTGCAAAAACATATTTATAATAAAACCGGCATATTTACTCCACAAACAGCAGCAAAAGCTCATCCC
The genomic region above belongs to Pseudomonadota bacterium and contains:
- a CDS encoding helix-turn-helix transcriptional regulator, which translates into the protein MSDEMMNTKELAKFLGIHEKQVYALTTAQKIPGTRITGKWIFPRKIIEEWIETNANAGLEQAKQKTRKMEYALLAAGSNDIILDLLQAHMKRSYPEFFMFSASVGSTEGLKALNTGHTDIAWSHLFDPKSGEYNVPFLPACTPNIKPVVVNLFHREIGFVVATKNPLGIKDFHDLRRKDVKFINRQKGSGIRVLTDLHLKQLSIPASEIRGYGNESYTHLEIGQSIYSKEADVGIATITVANIFGLAFIPIREEQFDMILDQSTFFEPGVQAFIEVLRSPDFRKRVAKMGNYNFKDSGKILYSTK